The Lutra lutra chromosome 1, mLutLut1.2, whole genome shotgun sequence genomic sequence CGCACCCAGAAAGACTACACACCCCAGGAGCATCTCTGGGGCCCCCACTCAGCCACCCCGCCCCAGGTCGATCTCGAGGCGCCCTTCCTccgtaggaaaaaaaaaaaaaaaaaaaaagaggagggaagagcccAGTAGAGGAGTCCAAAAAGACTTCGCACCTCCATCCCCGCGGGAGAGTGGGGAGGACCATCATTTCCCTTCCCAATCCTAGGCTGGGGAGATCTCCCAGGTCAGAATCAAGGTGCAGGCTCAGCAAGTCTCTGAAGAGGATCTCTGAATCGAATGATCCCTTTCCCCAGTCATAATCTCTGATTTGAAGGAGGTTATTATTATTCACATTGCCCCAAAGGGAAACCAGTTGCGCAGCAACAATCCAAAGGGCTGGGTCTCGAACTAAGTGATCAGGGCTCCGATCCCCCAACCCAGCCAAACGTAACTGGGACATTGCCGGTGGCGGCGGGGTACGCGAACGCGAAGCCTTCTGTGCCCACAATAAAGATGGCCGAGAGAAGGGCGGAAGTTTCCGCACGTCGGGCCTCCGAAGCCTCTCTTTCTACTCTGGCTTACCCGCTCTCGATGGTGGTACGGATCACGtgacgggggcgggggtggtggcaCGTTCCCACTACTGGGAGGGAACCCGCTACCGAAGCcgagaggggagggggggggctCGGCCtcgggcggggggagggggtgtgacATGTCTCTCGAAGACCCATTTTTTGTTGTCCGAGGGTGAGTGACAGCaatgaaggagggaggagggtgctCGGGCCCCGTGCCAGCTAGTGCCCGCGTGCCCGCCGGAGCGTGCTAGGCGGTCTGGGCACGGCCGTCAGGGTGCGCCGGCCAGAGGGTCTAGTGGGAGGGGTACGCAGGAGGGTATCAGGGTATCCTGAGACGCCCCACTCATTTGGGGGCGCAGTGGCGGGCGGGAGGATCGCCGGCCCCCAGCCATGACCGCTGTGTGTGCCCCGGCCCGCAGCGAGGTGCAGAAGGCGGTGAACACGGCCCGCGGGCTGTACCAGCGCTGGTGCGAGCTCCTGCAAGAGGACGCGGCCGTGGGCCGCGAAGAGCTGGACTGGACGACCAATGAGCTGCGGAATGGCCTTCGCAGCATCGAGTGGGACCTCGAGGACCTGGAGGAGACCATCGATATCCTGGGGGGCGTTGCAAGGCGTCCTGGGAGAGCCCATTGCTGTGGCAGGGGGCGGCTGGACTCCTGGGAGGAGTTAAGGGCTTGAGGCAGAGGACAGGGTTGTGTCTGGCTTTGGCCTTGACTTCTGACTCGGGGTTTACGCATAGTGGAAGCCAACCCAGGAAAGTTCAAGCTCCCAGCTGGAGACCTGCAGGAGAGAAAGGTGTTCGTGGAGCGGATGCGGGAGGCAGTCCAGGTGAGGAGAGTTTCCTGTGGCCTGAGTGCGGGGAGGTTGGGGTGTCTTTACTCACTATGGCGTCCTCTCCCCCAGGATATGAAGGACCATATGGTCAGCCCTGCAGCCATAGCCTTCATGGAGAGGAATAATAGAGAGGTAAGCCACCCAGACCCAATATCCTCACCAGAGCCTCTCAGAGAGACCCTCCCCTTTGCACGTGATCCTGACCCTTCTGTGTTAGTTCACCTGTCCCCCTTGCGTTGTCTGTCCCTTCTGTGTGCGTGTCTATTCTCTCTGCATGCACTTGTCTCCTGGCTGTCCACCTGCTTGCTCTTTCTGGTTGTGTACAAGTGAGCCCTCTCTGTGTATAtagtccttcctgcctcctggtgtgggtctggatgtctgtttcctttctcttttttttgcttGGTGTGTTACTGTTTCCATGATGTATGCCTGCTTTTCTGTGTATGTACCCAGGCATCTGAGCAGGAGAACTTGGCCTCTGAATTCCCCCCTGTGGTTGGCTTGCGTACCATTTCCCCCATGAGTGTGCCTGCTCATGCCTTTTGTGGGCACTCTCCCAGCTGCCTCTGTTGGCAcactttttccttctgtgtcatGTGTCCATTCTTTGCATGTTATGAAACCCACCTGTCTCCATCCCATTGTGGGatctgggagggtggggggctgagTTTGGAGCCCCGTATCAGAGCCCACATGCTTTCCAGGTGTGCTGCCTGGAGGATTAAGGTCCAAATTCTTAAATACATCTGTTTATATGATAAATGTTCTCCATGGATTAATTTGGTCAATCCTCATTCCAGCCCCAggaatttcccccattttacagatgaggaaactgaggcacagggaggtcaAGTGATATGGCCTTGGGGTCACCTTACTAGTAAGTGGTGGGTCAGGGGAATCCAGGCTATCCCATTCCCAAGACTACCTTCCCAACAACCCATCTAGATTTGCCACAgacctgtgtct encodes the following:
- the STX10 gene encoding syntaxin-10 isoform X2, producing the protein MSLEDPFFVVRGEVQKAVNTARGLYQRWCELLQEDAAVGREELDWTTNELRNGLRSIEWDLEDLEETIGIVEANPGKFKLPAGDLQERKVFVERMREAVQDMKDHMVSPAAIAFMERNNREMLAGKPAAQKPSSDLLDASMASAASRYIEEQQATQQLILDQQDQQLEMVSGSIRVLKHMSGRVGEELDEQACWMPSLMRWTTPSPGWMGSSGRWPKYPT